A single genomic interval of Gossypium raimondii isolate GPD5lz chromosome 11, ASM2569854v1, whole genome shotgun sequence harbors:
- the LOC105802666 gene encoding uncharacterized protein LOC105802666, giving the protein MADDDMKLQQPVDENNVPDTPEPETEGIPEDSSSKARDPIPTPPVSPACRDIWREQRWKDILSKEERTQRCSRCREIGHAHIHCPYPFYPVKFLTEAFPVPMVWRPPKGKYRCSRCGRRGHNRRTCHGPVFY; this is encoded by the exons ATGGCTGATGATGATATGAAGCTTCAACAGCCAGTGGATGAAAACAATGTTCCTGACACCCCAGAACCTGAAACTGAG GGAATTCCTGAAGACTCTTCTTCCAAAGCTAGG GACCCCATTCCAACTCCTCCAGTGAGTCCTGCATGTCGTGATATCTGGAGAGAGCAACGGTGGAAGGATATTTTAAGCAAAGAGGAGCGGACACAGCGCTGTTCACGCTGCCGGGAGATAGGGCATGCTCATATTCATTGTCCTTATCCGTTCTATCCTGTGAAG TTTTTAACAGAAGCATTTCCCGTGCCAATGGTCTGGAGACCTCCAAAAGGGAAATACCGATGCAGTCGCTGTGGTCGACGTGGACACAACCGCCGCACTTGTCATGGACctgttttctattaa
- the LOC105802665 gene encoding uncharacterized protein LOC105802665, with protein sequence MANPSSASPASREPHALSSSDGATTAKPGERSTPYASNVMRFLESVGISNPIPDNYSSEDFYSDFLCNHLKTDAVRRGHITCFTTVKPTILNSMGGLHGGVVAAISERVAIATARTVVGEDKELFLGELAMSYLSPATINAELIVDGSVVRRGRNTTVVAVEFKMRKTGKLIYSSRATFYNSPIAKL encoded by the exons ATGGCAAATCCCTCATCTGCTTCTCCTGCTTCTCGGGAACCTCACGCACTGTCTTCCTCCGATGGTGCCACTACGGCGAAACCTGGTGAGCGATCTACGCCGTACGCATCTAACGTTATGCGTTTTCTAGAAAGCGTCGGGATTTCCAATCCCATCCCGGACAATTACAGTTCAGAAGACTTTTATTCTGATTTCTTATGTAACCACCTCAAGACCGACGCTGTCCGACGTGGACACATCACCTGCTTCACCACCGTCAAGCCCACTATACTC AATTCGATGGGTGGGTTACACGGAGGGGTAGTTGCAGCAATATCGGAAAGAGTGGCGATTGCGACAGCTAGAACGGTGGTGGGTGAGGATAAAGAGCTTTTTCTTGGTGAATTGGCCATGTCTTATCTCTCTCCTGCTACCATAAAC GCAGAGTTGATTGTTGATGGGTCTGTAGTGAGAAGAGGAAGAAATACAACTGTAGTTGCGGTCGAGTTCAAAATGAGGAAAACTGGGAAACTGATCTATAGTAGCCGTGCTACCTTCTATAATTCTCCCATTGCCAAGCTATGA
- the LOC105802664 gene encoding cell division protein FtsY homolog, chloroplastic, with protein MASSTQFSLTFKPSPSPLFSNFPRTRFGPFTTARPIASRFKVLSSQTGFFTRLGRLIKEKAKSDVEKIFSGFSKTRDNLAVIDELLLYWNLADTDRVLDELEEALLVSDFGPRITIKIVERLREDILNGKLKSGSEIKDALKRSVLDLLTTKGSNTELRLGFRKPAVIMIVGVNGGGKTTSLGKLAYRLKNEGAKILMAAGDTFRAAASDQLEIWAERTGCEIVVAEKENAKASSVLSQAVKRGKEQGFDVVLCDTSGRLHTNYSLMEELIACKKAVEKVVRGAPNEILLVLDGNTGLNMLPQAREFNEVVGITGFILTKLDGSARGGCVVSVVDELGIPVKFVGVGEGVEDLQPFDAEAFVNAIFS; from the exons ATGGCTTCTTCTACTCAGTTCTCCCTCACTTTCAAACCCTCACCGTCACCGCTCTTTTCCAACTTCCCTCGAACCCGGTTCGGTCCTTTCACAACCGCTAGGCCAATCGCTTCCCGTTTCAAAGTCCTGTCTAGTCAGACCGGGTTCTTCACTCGGCTCGGCCGGTTGATCAAGGAAAAGGCCAAGAGTGACGTCGAAAAGATCTTCTCAGGTTTCTCCAAAACCAGAGACAACCTAGCCGTCATCGACGAACTCTTATTATACTGGAACCTCGCCGACACCGATCGCGTCCTCGATGAACTTGAAGAG GCTTTGTTGGTATCCGATTTTGGGCCAAGaattactattaaaatagtggAACGCTTGCGGGAGGATATTCTAAATGGAAAACTTAAATCAGGAAGTGAAATAAAG GATGCATTGAAGAGAAGTGTGTTGGATCTCTTAACAACGAAGGGGAGTAACACCGAGCTTCGACTTGGATTCAG GAAGCCAGCCGTGATCATGATTGTTGGCGTTAATGGAGGTGGCAAGACAACATCACTTG GAAAGCTGGCTTATAGACTAAAGAATGAAGGGGCAAAA ATATTGATGGCAGCAGGGGACACATTCAGAGCAGCTGCTAGTGATCAACTAGAGATATGGGCTGAGAGAACTGGTTGTGAGATAGTTGTAGCTGAAAAAGAGAATGCCAAAGCATCATCAG TGCTTTCGCAGGCTGTGAAAAGAGGTAAAGAGCAAGGTTTTGATGTTGTCTTATGTGACACATCTGGAC GCCTTCACACCAATTACAGCTTGATGGAAGAGTTGATAGCATGTAAGAAGGCTGTCGAAAAAGTTGTTCGTGGTGCACCTAAT GAGATACTACTAGTTCTTGATGGGAACACCGGATTGAATATGCTTCCTCAAGCTAGAGAGTTCAATGAG GTTGTTGGAATAACTGGTTTTATTTTGACAAAACTTGATGGTTCTGCTAGAGGTGGCTGTGTG GTCAGTGTGGTTGATGAGCTCGGCATTCCCGTGAAGTTTGTCGGTGTTGGTGAAGGTGTTGAAGACCTTCAACCTTTTGATGCGGAGGCATTTGTTAATGCCATATTTTCGTGA